The Solea senegalensis isolate Sse05_10M linkage group LG12, IFAPA_SoseM_1, whole genome shotgun sequence DNA segment GTATCCTCGAAGAAGACAAAGCCAAACCCCCTCTTCCTGCCGGTTTGCTTGTCGGAGATGATCTCGACCTTCTCCACCACGCCGAACCGGGAGAAGTAGTCGCTCAGGTTGTTCGGCTCCATGTGGTCTTTCACACCGCCGACGAAAATCTTCTTCACGTTGGCGAGCACCTCAGGCTTGTTCGCGTCCTCCCGGGCTACGGCCCACTTCAATTCCACGTTGTTGCCGTCGATAACATGTGGCTTAACCGCCATTGCTGCGTCGGCTTCCTCCGGCGTCGTGTAGGTGATGAAACCGAAGCAACGAGAGCGCCCGAGTTGTTGATTCATTACCACGACGCAGTCGGTGAGCGTCCCGAAATTCTCGAAGTAGCTGCGGAGGCCATCTCCCGTGGTCTCCACGTTCAGTCCCCCGACAAAGAGCTTGCAAAGTTGGGCCGACATGACTGAATCTTTGCTGTGGATGGAGGGGGACAAAGTAGACcgtccctcctcttcttcttcaatgGACGACGTCGAGGCGTTCCGTGTGACTCACGCGCCGCCGTAACACGTATCACGCGCTGATTGGTCGTcttgaaaaaaatcaacaccCACATTGGCTGGCGAGCGAtactcgctgctgctgctttcaagTACAATCGGAAATACCATGTTCTTTTGCTCGAGGCGCGGATTTCAACAATTGAAAGCGTTGTTCTTAGATTATATCGCGTATATAATAACATGCAACAACTACTTAAAACTTACATTTTAGCACAATTTGTCTCACGTAGTATAATATGTCCTAATTATCGCTTAGCACTTAGCTTAGCAATGCACaaccaacacaaaacaaagagcaacagatatattatttttaattatttagcaACATTACTATGGGCTATTTCACACCCGACAGGATTTGTTAGTTATAAATTATTCACCCAAGCACAACTTCTTTGTAAATTATAACTGTATTTTCCAACCGTAATGTGCTGTCCCACAGCTTTAGATAAGGAGGAACAGTGagcaaaaatatcaacaaagCACCAATGCACATTACATTTAGTTTTTGATGAATAATGCTGACCAGCTTGGGTGATTTTCCCCTTCTTACTTAAACAAATAGTAAATCCTCAATGTGCTATGCGCAACACTTGGTGACATTTCTAGTTTCCAAGTGGAttagaaatgtttttactgttgttaAATTACATAATTTTAGAGCAACtctaactctctcctctctgataaGGCTGCACTACGGTGGTTGACACATAATTTGAAGCATGGACAGTTTGTACCAGTGCTAGTTGTATTTTATTATCACCTGTACTGCTGTAGATGATTAAACCAGGTCAAtaagtttgttaaaaaaataaatctacttAACATGTTAAGAGGAAGTTAATGTTGGGTGCTCTGGTGATAAGTTGTATTTACGGGGTAATCAAAAGGACACTTTAAAAGTTGCCACACTGGTTGCTGCGCAGGGCTAAACAGAAACCAGACCTTAAAGTGAACGGAGACAACCATGCTTGGTCTCACTCCAAGTTAAGAATTGCAGCATTGTCATAGACATATCAAGCTTCTTGCATGTACAAGCACAAAAATCTAAAGCACGTTTCAGTGGCCTAAAGCACAAATACAATTAGATTGATCAACTTTGTCCTCCCAAACCTGTTAAACATAATCAGTCAGTCAATTAACACAAACCTTATTGTGGCCCCTTTTGGGATGAAAGAGTGATCAAGGGATACAAGCCATCAAACAATGATCAGTGAAAGAACATCATGTGACACGATCACtttgtatataaaatatatagatttattgtgaggtcattaaaaaaaaaacagtcaagaTAACAGATGCTTCCTTTTCCTACTGGATGACCAGAGATATTATTTTCCTatgaaaaaagtgacaaaaaacagTAACATACACTTGACTGTCATGTAAATAAAGCAGTTTTTCAAATCAGACATCATAGCAAGGTGGGTAAGACAATAAACTGCAGCAGATGGAACATTAACTGATCTGTTATTGCCTGAATTTTAGATTGGAAAACTATAATTTACTTATAGTTTTTCAATCACCACTTTTGAGATGTATGTGTATTAGTTTGTGTAGCACAGAAACCACAACTATCTTACAGCATGGTCTCAATGGCTAGAGTCTGTTCTCTGCATTTATGGACAGGTAACTGTTTAATAGAGCTTTTGAATTCATCTTTTTAGATTCCTCACTTGTCTGCATCCAGACAACCATGCTAATTGGAATAGTGAGATTCATGCTAGGGTAATGCGATACTTTCagcattaacattttatttttgaaatgtactGCACGAATACAGCGGCTTCCGGAGTTCAGACTTCTCGTCTCCGTAAATGTGAACGTGTAGTTTCTTCTCACGCCATGCAAAAGAATTACAGGTTTGGGAGATATTTTATGGTCCAAACCTCAGGAAAACAGATTTATGGATACAAGTTACTGACAACCCTGCCATATAGTAAAATAGCCAACGTAAGACGCTGTACTCTACAACTTTGGTGTCAGGGAGCACAGGTTTCTCCATCACTGTTCCTTTTTGAAACTAGTCTGCAGCCAAGTTACCTCCAAGCATCAAATATTTTCAACCACATACACAACGGCCAATGTAGCAATTCAAAAACagacctttcaaaataagtcaCACAGTCAGGTATAACtttatttaagtttttcatCAAAATAAGAGTACATCTGTGACTCAAGTCACATGTCCATCCAGAGATTAAAATTCCCTAAAATCAAttctaacattttaaaaaaatcagtcCAGCTGATTGGATAAATCAGACTTCAGAAGACAACTGAATTGGCTCATGTTGcaaatttactttatttaaaatatcagCCCGTTTGGGCCAGtataattttttatatataaatcatTCACACTCAATATCCAAAATAGGAATTAGGAATCACCTGCAGGGCCAGGTCACCAGTAGTGCCATGACTCACTGCACCCGAGCACCGTTTTATAAAAATACcattgtaaaaaataattttaaaaaaagattaaaacctGTACACATTCAAACTCATTTTGAGCACAGAGGAATCCCATGTGAAACTTCACCTGTGGGAGAAGACACAAGATCTTGGTCCCCGCCAGCGGTGAGACACGCACCCCAATAGTTTTCAGGGTGATGTCCTCATGCCCAGGTTACCATAGCAACCTGGAGGAGATGGGAGAGAGACACGATGAGAAACTGAACAGAGCACGTTTTCTGGAAGAGACCAAATTTATTTGCTCCATTATCTTATGCAATAGTGGAACAAAATGCGAGTCTCCTTCCACCCACTTGTTAATTTAAGGTCAAATTTATTAACCCCCCTTTGTTGCCACTTAAAAATTAGCTATATAAAAAGGTGTATTTGTAAGTACATTTGTGTAAATTAAATAATGGCACAGTTGTGCACCATCTAGATGAAATAAATACCTTACATGGCTGACCAACACAGAGTAAAGACAGGTTGATTTACATACCTATTTGGCTGGATGTGGATATCCTAAAGAGATATTTCAGACTCCTATCACAATCGACCCCAGGTAATCAACAGGGTCCTGATGTAGCCTACAAACAAACTGCTACGGCTATTTTGGCTGGGATAGCCTACAGGAATACAAGTAAGAACACCTAAATGTAGGAATAATCAAAGATAAATATCAGAGCCCCCACGTccacaaataaatatgtattcagagagaaaataaaatataagttaGCAtggttttaaaaagagaaacacaataaaaaaaggtcaaacccTACAAAGCCTACATGCAATGGCTGTGGGTAGACTACAACCATTAATTTCACCCACCTGAGAGTAAGGGAATAAACTGTGGTAAAGGTGCCGCGTAACTAAAGATCATGATGATGTCACCTATAAAACCTGTGGATGAACTGAGGAAGCCTggttaaataagtaaaataactAAGCTAAGTGGTATaacgttttatttaaaatgaacatacaTAAAGCATATCAAAGTGTTTTAACAGTAGGTTTGTTCTCCAGACATGAAAgtatacaatacagtatattgctACAGGTAGACGGGAAAAAATTAACAATATTTTGAAACTAGTACTATGCGTTGAGTTTGAACACAACACGGggaaggaaacaaggaaactGGATCCTGCAGTATCACGTTCCCGCCTTTGCTGAATGACCCAAGTAAGTTATTATACAGGTAGAGAACAGCTGAAATCCAAAAATCACATTAACATGCTTTCTTATCCTCatacaatgaaaacacaccTACTCCAGAAAACAAATCTATTCTAATGgcttaaaatgtaaatattaagaAAACCATAAACAATCCTACATCGAAACtttcaaataagaaaaaaaaataagcgAAGTGAacgcaaataaaaaaataactctAAACGACAGCCACACGCCGCAACGTGGGTACATAAAAGGGGCCATTTTGTGTTCTATTCTTCGTGTCCTAGTTGAACGGCAACAGCCGATGCTCGTTATTAACAGGTTCTCTGGGAAGTGACCTTCCTACCTGTTTGGGTTTTTGAGGTTAGTGGGGATTCTTTGTGTCCTGATCTCTGCCATGGTTGGTTCACGGCAGACGCCCCGTAACcgattttgaatttggcgttcGAATCCAGGTTGGGGGTTTATGTAGTGGCTGTGGGGGGGATGGGTGGTCGATTTTCCGCTCAGAAGTGTCATCTAGTAGCCGCCGCCGCCATAGCCCCCCCTCGGGTAGCCACTGCCGCCGCCTCTGCTGTAGGGAGCAGCGCTCCTCTGGTGACCGAAGGGGCCCCCCTTCATGGGACCATAGCCGGATGAATGTTGGCCATAACCGCTTCCAAACTCGTTGTAGCCGTTTCCACCACCGTATCCACTGCCCTGGTCTCCATAGCCGCCCCCATAGCCGCCGTATCCTCCGTAGCCGCCACCACCGCCGCAGTTGTAGCCTCCGCCATTTCCGTAGTTGTAGTTTCCGCCATACTCCCTGCCGCCGTAGCCATTTTGATTTCCTCTCATGCCTCTGCCCGGCCGGCCGCCCATCGACATGCCGCCTCTGCCTGAGGCCTGCATCTCCTGCTTGGAGAGGGCTTTCTTTACCTCAACTTTGTGTCCCATGATGTTGTGGAATTTCACCACAACGGCTTTGTCGGCTGCGTCGTGCTCGGCGAAATAGACAAAGCCGAAGCCTCGTTTCTTCCCGGTCTCCTTCTCCGAGATGACTTCGGCCTTCTCGATCTCGCCGTACTGGCTGAAATGGTTGATCAGGTGTTCCTCCTCGATCTCGTCTTTCAGGCCACCGATGAAGACTTTCTTCACCTTGGCGAGGGCCTCTGGTTTGTTCGCGTCCTCTCGCGCCACGGCGCGCTTCAGTTCGACGGCGTTACCGTCGACGGTGTGCGGCCTGGCCTTCATGGCTTCGTCAGCCTCCTCCGTCGTGGAGTAGGTCACAAAGCCGAAGCAGCGGGACCGTTGCAGCTGCTTGTTCACGACGACAACGCAGTCGGTGATCGTACCGTACTTCTCGAAATGCTTGCGCAGGCCATCGCTGTCGGTGTCCACGTTGAGTCCACCGACGAAAAGTTTGCAAAGCTGGTCGCTCATGTTTAAACAATGACGATGAGATTACTAGCGAGACTAACTGGAGCGTGAGTAAATCTCAAAATGGTGGCCGAGCAAAGGACGCAGCTGTTTTTATACCGGAGATGAAGCTCAACTAGTGATACCACCTCTTCCGGTGCGCtaatgtctctctttctccgCCCCCTCTCTCCTCCGTATCAAAGGAATCAAAACCTGGAATCGTTCTTTTGACTTATCAAACAACACTAAAGCCATTTATTCTTCAAAAATGACTTTCtgattactttaatttaatatcGGTCAATGAGACAAATACATTAAAGACGTTAGAAGTGTGTAACTGCAGATTAATATATTCAAACGATAGAGGGCAACGTTAAACCTCTACGTATACCGCcggaaattattattagaagaaaaatCGGGCTCGTGCTTTtgctaaaattattctttaaaaCATGTTCCTTGAAAGAGACGATGATCAAAAAACGGCAGTAGGTGATGATAATGACAGTTCGAAAGTGTGTTCAACATTACCTTTAATCGGCCCTCTCTATCCAATTCCAATTGAAGTAAAATTGCATAAGTAGTTTAATATTTTAGTATAAAAATCTGTTTCTAAACAGGCCAAACGTTGTGATGTGTGAATTGTTGATTTTGGCTGAAACATGTAGATGGTGTAATGCTGAGTCCCAACCACTATAAAGAAATGTTAAACcatgtttaaattatttcttcACAGATTTCCCACGTGAAAAGCATTGCAGCTGTTGTACTGTTTGCAATAAAGCTACTTAATTAATTAGGAAAATATAGGTATAAAACCTTAATAATGAACATCTGTTGACATAgaattaaatgataaatgattttTGTCCAACGAGTCGAACCAAGACATCCATTTGAGCACATTAGTCTGTGGAAACAGACAACAAATTAAAGTGATTAGTTGATTGCAGGGTGCCAAAAAGCCTTAGTTTATACTTGTATGCCATGTGTACAaataacagtataaaacatgtaTGCAATACCAAACCATTGTCCacacaaaatgcaaacaaacttcGATCAAGCAGATTAGGGTAGTTTCAGGTGAGAAGACAAAACCCTTTGCATTTCCATGTTGACAAAGAGGACAGTTTACGTCATCCCACCTACGGGGGAGACGGTACAGCTGATTTTAGAGCCCACAggggcaaagaaagaaacactgaaatcaAAGTTCACTGAAATCTTTATGAGGCATATTGCTCATGGGACAATCCCTCATCTATTCtagcaacacaaaacaacactttgtGTCTTTACAGATACACTTCCAAATCATTTATGGACACAAATTAgaaatattttcactttttaataaatgacaaaaagaaaaaaaaaaaagaaaaatactgacCTTGTTCGTGTGTTTCGTTGTTTTtcatagacttttttttcccacaatttTTGAGTTGGCAATTAAGTTAATATTCATGTTCACATTCAACATTTTCATGTATCGTGTGCTGTCCCAAGTCCGTCCATCTAATACAGACAAGAAAAACTGAAGGGTAATTTCTTCCTTCTTTGTCATGCCATTGATGAAACAGTCCCGCTCTTTTTGCACAGGTTTCCATCTCT contains these protein-coding regions:
- the LOC122778992 gene encoding heterogeneous nuclear ribonucleoprotein A0-like — protein: MSDQLCKLFVGGLNVDTDSDGLRKHFEKYGTITDCVVVVNKQLQRSRCFGFVTYSTTEEADEAMKARPHTVDGNAVELKRAVAREDANKPEALAKVKKVFIGGLKDEIEEEHLINHFSQYGEIEKAEVISEKETGKKRGFGFVYFAEHDAADKAVVVKFHNIMGHKVEVKKALSKQEMQASGRGGMSMGGRPGRGMRGNQNGYGGREYGGNYNYGNGGGYNCGGGGGYGGYGGYGGGYGDQGSGYGGGNGYNEFGSGYGQHSSGYGPMKGGPFGHQRSAAPYSRGGGSGYPRGGYGGGGY